One Sulfoacidibacillus ferrooxidans genomic window, CGAGAGCGCATAACCCGCACCATTTGGGATGATTTGAATGCCAAGAAGGGAGCATACGTGCATCGCCTCGGTCATGAGCATACCTGTAAGATTAGGCACTTGAACTTTTCCTGCAATTTGATTAGATGGTGTTAATACCCATGCATTGGATCCAGGAGCTGCCTTGAATTGTTTTGCAGGCCACTGGCGAACGACTCGTCCACTTGCCCCAATCTCATGTGCTTGAAAACCTGCTCGCTCCAATATGGTGATAGCTGTCTGTACAGGTAAGCCTACGACATTTGGCGTTGTTATATATGGTGATTGATGAGTTACAGTTGTAGTTGATGAAGTGTGCGGTGGAATGTCCAAGTAAGCAAGAGATTTTTGTAAGACATAGCGTGCTGCAGGAGTCGCTACCCAATCTCCCCACTGACCTGTGTTGTGCGCCTCACTAACAGTCACATAAATTTCAAGTTGTGGGTGGTGTGCTGGAACAAATCCGATAAAGGATAAGTTATATAAATTTTTATAATATCCACCCGTAGGTTTTGGAATCTGTGCAGTACCTGTTTTACCTGCAATCGTGTAACCTGGTAGTTCGCCGACATTTCCTTGCGGATCTTCATTGACTACTTGCACCATGGCATTTGTCACTTGTTGCATGACAGATGCGGAAGCGACATGATCGACGACTTGTATGTGGTGATCGTATACCACTTGACCAGTTGGACTGACTACTTTTTGTACGACATAAGGAGTCAATAAATTACCACCATTTGCAATTGCACCTACAGCCGCTACTTGCTGGATGGGGGTGACCGCTAAGCCTTGCCCAAATGTCATGGTAGCAAAATCAACTGGATTTAAATTGGCCTCAGGGAAAATGATTGGATTACCCTCTCCTGGAAGGTCAATCCCTGTTTTACGGGTCATGCCAAAAAGATTGAGATAATGATAAAAATTTTGTACACCTTCAGCTTGTCCAATATGAATGAATCCAACATTACTCGAGTAAATCATGGCCTGTAGATACGTCAAACGACCCCAACCGTATACGTCCCAATCGTGAATAGGTACGCCATCGACTACATCTACCCCTGACATATACGTTTGATTGAGCTGTATACTGTGTGTCGCAAGTGCACCAGTCAAAGTAACTGTCTTAAACGTACTTCCTGGTTCAAATGGATCGGAAATCGCCCAGTTTGTATCGAGAGTTGAACTTGGGTATTTCCAAAAGTAGTTTGGATTGTAATTAGGAATCGTAGCCATCGCCAGAATGGCACCCGTAGTTGGGTCAGCGACAATAATAGCTGCGTGTGCCGGAGAAAAACGCTGTTGAACGACAGCAAGTGCTTGTTCTGCGTAGTGCTGAATGACAGAGTTAATCGTTAAATAAACATTATCGCCATTTTGGACAGGTTTAACGGTTATCGGATCAAAAGGAACAGGATCACCAAAAGTATCTTGAGTGAACGTTGAAATGCCAGGTACGCCAGCTAAGTACTTGTTGTATTGTAATTCTACTCCAGCGGCACCATGTCCATGTTGATCTGTAAATCCGATGACTTCTGAGGCAAATGTACCATCTGGGTATATTCGCTCATACGTTTTATACGGGTGTACATCGTTTGACATGCCAAGTTGTGAAAACAAGTGTAGCACAGACTCTTTTGTAGATAGAGGTACATGAACAAGATAGGGATACATGCGTAACCAAATCGTATTTGGTTGATCTAGTTCAGATGTCATGGTGGAAACTGGTGCACCTGTCAATTGTGCAAGACCTTGTGCAAGTTCAGATCGTTTCGTTTGACTTTGAGATTGAATCGCTTGGAGATCAATATCCATATCGTAAGATGGTGCGTCATACGCCAAAATTCCATTATTTGCATCATAAATTGAGCCGCGCATAGGTTGGACACTGTCTTGTGCCTCCCATTGTGATTGTGCGCGAACTTTAAGAAATTGATCTGCAGTTTGGATGTGCCAAATCCGAAACAAAACGACCCCTGCTAGCACGATAAAACCAACTTGTAAAGATTTTGTCCGAATAGGATGCCTCATATGCCCTCGTCCTTGCTCTATGTTTGTAGTGCTCGATTATGATATGTCTCTTCACTATAAAACAA contains:
- a CDS encoding penicillin-binding transpeptidase domain-containing protein, which encodes MRHPIRTKSLQVGFIVLAGVVLFRIWHIQTADQFLKVRAQSQWEAQDSVQPMRGSIYDANNGILAYDAPSYDMDIDLQAIQSQSQTKRSELAQGLAQLTGAPVSTMTSELDQPNTIWLRMYPYLVHVPLSTKESVLHLFSQLGMSNDVHPYKTYERIYPDGTFASEVIGFTDQHGHGAAGVELQYNKYLAGVPGISTFTQDTFGDPVPFDPITVKPVQNGDNVYLTINSVIQHYAEQALAVVQQRFSPAHAAIIVADPTTGAILAMATIPNYNPNYFWKYPSSTLDTNWAISDPFEPGSTFKTVTLTGALATHSIQLNQTYMSGVDVVDGVPIHDWDVYGWGRLTYLQAMIYSSNVGFIHIGQAEGVQNFYHYLNLFGMTRKTGIDLPGEGNPIIFPEANLNPVDFATMTFGQGLAVTPIQQVAAVGAIANGGNLLTPYVVQKVVSPTGQVVYDHHIQVVDHVASASVMQQVTNAMVQVVNEDPQGNVGELPGYTIAGKTGTAQIPKPTGGYYKNLYNLSFIGFVPAHHPQLEIYVTVSEAHNTGQWGDWVATPAARYVLQKSLAYLDIPPHTSSTTTVTHQSPYITTPNVVGLPVQTAITILERAGFQAHEIGASGRVVRQWPAKQFKAAPGSNAWVLTPSNQIAGKVQVPNLTGMLMTEAMHVCSLLGIQIIPNGAGYALSQNVTPGQYIPVGSTLTVTFGPTP